One segment of Penaeus vannamei isolate JL-2024 chromosome 3, ASM4276789v1, whole genome shotgun sequence DNA contains the following:
- the LOC113800284 gene encoding uncharacterized protein codes for MAAALVARGPVRSRSTEILCVGSFSIVVDSVDGDVTGGPADDEVFGEDGALPGGGGGGDGDASNASSRGSRTSISKEETDAKLALFRVRICAVSFECLYG; via the coding sequence ATGGCGGCGGCACTTGTAGCCCGAGGGCCCGTTCGCTCTCGCTCTACTGAGATCCTTTGCGTGGGTTCCTTCAGCATCGTGGTGGACAGCGTGGACGGCGACGTAACCGGTGGCCCTGCAGACGACGAGGTGTTCGGCGAGGACGGGGCGCTACCggggggcggaggcgggggcgACGGCGACGCCTCCAACGCCTCCAGCCGGGGCTCCAGGACCTCCATCAGCAAGGAGGAGACAGACGCCAAGCTCGCGCTCTTCAGGGTGAGGATCTGTGCTGTTTCGTTCGAATGTCTGTATGGCTAA